From the genome of Flavobacterium luteolum, one region includes:
- a CDS encoding winged helix-turn-helix transcriptional regulator has protein sequence MEETETCPAQRLLKMLSGKWKAEIFRLAVEAPLRFNNLLRQIQGSNKQSLSTALKELEEEGLLEKTTIKLKPLHIEYNLTEKGKALIPVFQHLEGLSQ, from the coding sequence ATGGAAGAAACAGAAACTTGTCCGGCGCAAAGACTTTTAAAAATGCTATCTGGAAAATGGAAAGCCGAAATTTTCCGTCTGGCTGTAGAAGCGCCTTTGCGTTTTAATAATCTACTGCGTCAGATTCAGGGTTCCAATAAACAATCATTATCTACAGCCCTAAAAGAGTTGGAAGAGGAAGGGCTTTTGGAGAAAACTACAATTAAACTAAAACCGCTCCATATCGAGTATAATTTGACAGAGAAAGGAAAAGCTTTAATTCCTGTTTTTCAGCATTTAGAAGGGTTGTCTCAATAA
- a CDS encoding phage tail protein, giving the protein MKKNYFLTFVLLFFTSFLFAQVDEYTGEIRLFAGTYAPNGWAFCDGSTLPISQYTALYSIIGTSYGGDGKTTFNLPDLRGRVPIGAGQSNSGSLYVVGQTGGREQITILPNEMPYHTHSASITVSNENASTTVPSSSSSIAVSGINSGRTFVANSGYSSGAGNIDIQTINTTPTGSGNPVKLSRPALGLNYIISLNATYPPRP; this is encoded by the coding sequence ATGAAAAAAAACTACTTTTTAACTTTTGTGCTATTATTTTTTACGAGTTTTCTTTTTGCTCAAGTAGATGAATACACAGGAGAAATTCGTCTTTTTGCTGGTACTTATGCACCTAATGGCTGGGCATTTTGTGATGGTAGCACATTACCAATAAGCCAATACACCGCTCTGTATTCTATCATTGGCACAAGTTATGGCGGTGACGGAAAAACTACGTTTAATCTTCCGGATTTACGTGGCCGAGTTCCTATTGGTGCTGGACAGTCAAACTCGGGATCGCTTTACGTTGTCGGGCAAACAGGTGGCCGAGAACAAATAACTATTTTACCTAATGAGATGCCTTATCACACTCATTCTGCATCAATTACTGTTAGTAACGAAAATGCCTCTACAACCGTTCCCTCTTCGAGCTCAAGCATTGCAGTTTCAGGAATAAATTCGGGTAGAACTTTTGTTGCCAATTCAGGATATAGTTCTGGTGCAGGCAATATAGACATTCAAACTATTAATACTACTCCCACAGGTTCAGGAAATCCTGTTAAGCTATCAAGACCAGCTCTTGGACTAAACTATATCATTTCCTTGAATGCTACTTATCCTCCACGTCCATAA
- a CDS encoding phage tail protein, translating into MKKKYLLLIILVLLAKSTFAQIPFVGEIRLFPGQIVPKGWMKCEGQTLSINSNQALFSILGVIYGGNGTTTFMLPDLRNKMAIGVDQTNTTLGQLKDGNNTIKTANLPAHVHSVTIKASSATANSKAPSSAVSLAAPFQNFNNSNRNINYYNSSSANVTLPATSLSISNSGAGNPVQLQPCLSGNYCIALQGVYPPRN; encoded by the coding sequence ATGAAAAAAAAATACTTACTACTCATTATTCTTGTACTATTAGCTAAATCAACTTTTGCACAGATTCCTTTTGTGGGTGAAATAAGATTGTTTCCCGGCCAAATTGTTCCAAAAGGATGGATGAAATGCGAAGGACAAACTTTGTCCATAAATTCAAACCAAGCTTTATTTAGTATTTTAGGTGTCATCTACGGCGGCAATGGAACAACAACTTTTATGCTTCCTGATCTTAGAAATAAAATGGCTATTGGAGTTGATCAAACTAACACCACTTTAGGACAATTAAAAGATGGAAATAATACCATAAAAACGGCTAATTTGCCTGCTCATGTACATTCTGTTACAATAAAAGCATCTTCGGCTACAGCAAATTCAAAGGCACCTTCATCAGCCGTATCATTGGCTGCCCCTTTTCAAAACTTTAATAATTCTAATCGAAATATTAATTATTACAATTCATCTTCTGCAAATGTAACGCTTCCAGCTACAAGTTTATCCATATCAAATTCTGGAGCAGGGAATCCTGTTCAACTTCAGCCTTGTTTGTCAGGCAACTATTGTATAGCACTTCAAGGAGTTTATCCACCTCGCAATTAA
- a CDS encoding phage tail protein: protein MKIKYILIFVLFLSTKAIHAQVDCYIGEIRLFTGNYAPQGWHICDGSVLQISNNEILYTLIGTTYGGDGITTFALPDYRGRVATGASSNSPEGTVDGTESITLTVNNLPTHTHTGNIKVSSAKATANVASTNSSIASPSITVNNITRDVLGYNEKTPNTTLAPVSSTPVGNNLPINVMQPYTAINYIIALQGIYPRSN from the coding sequence ATGAAAATAAAATACATTTTAATATTTGTTCTTTTTCTATCCACAAAAGCAATTCACGCGCAAGTCGATTGTTACATAGGAGAAATTAGGCTTTTCACAGGTAATTATGCTCCTCAAGGATGGCATATTTGTGATGGAAGTGTTTTACAAATTAGCAATAATGAAATATTATACACTTTAATAGGCACCACTTATGGCGGTGATGGCATAACAACATTTGCCTTGCCAGATTACCGAGGTCGTGTCGCAACAGGGGCATCGTCCAATTCACCTGAAGGAACAGTAGACGGAACAGAATCGATTACTTTAACAGTCAATAATTTACCCACACACACACATACCGGAAATATCAAAGTGAGTTCTGCAAAAGCAACAGCAAACGTTGCTTCCACCAACTCTTCTATTGCATCTCCTTCTATAACGGTAAACAATATAACAAGAGATGTGTTGGGTTATAATGAAAAGACACCAAACACTACTTTGGCTCCTGTAAGTTCAACTCCTGTTGGTAATAATTTACCCATAAATGTGATGCAACCTTACACAGCAATTAACTATATAATAGCCTTACAGGGCATATACCCACGTAGTAATTAA
- a CDS encoding mechanosensitive ion channel family protein produces MIIQKRTFYFFSLFLLLFFSQINYAQEQKTIKKESRGRLFNDTTATDSDYLMAIEKAGEVLESAYNDIDFAGDTRHLFGDMKRTESKLDLILASLKGANPNVRNQQMYRVVLQEIQQELEEQNKAINAKNLDLENIKKRVIDLRKDKTLITLLKDTIRRKQFQKEFGNLRKRYVATDSLMTKNQTTLNNKKRLTVQRKISVSNALTTVEGKLEKSGISIFKKEYPSLWQINDTASKKRVTHNIKAKIIIEENVAAYYLSYKAGGLITLCFFMGLLFWYISRNIKFLKTNGYSENLLLLNFKYLNRGVLLPVLVIALNIAVVTNLYAPALFLELIQLFLLGVLIFLFKNQWSGVAMRNWLYLLGLFFALCFLDLFITIGLLQRFAFVAINVLGIRYGFVQIKTLKEELYIKGFLKWASIIFIGLNILSILYNLFGRVSLSNTLTITAFISLTQIVALSVLLKIILEIILLQIYTTRVKRGIEKMFDYESLSDTLKKPFIIVISYMWLIVIASNLNIWESLRASLTKLLSHPNTIGSITFTLGNIVLFFIIIWAAHLLQKYVAYFFGEIDDENEENINKRQHSKLLITRLVVLISGYLLAVAASGMPLDKLSILLGALGVGVGLGLQNVVNNFVSGIILIFDKPIQVGDVVEISSESGRIKSMGLRTTKINAPNGAEIIIPNGNLLSQNITNWTYTDNFKLVEITVEINGETIPEEINAIVNETLANLPLVNNSKPSQIYYSSISDGKYKLLIKFWCSIYRTEETISSARQELYISFKNKGLTFSS; encoded by the coding sequence ATGATTATTCAAAAAAGAACCTTTTATTTTTTCTCTTTATTTTTACTTCTTTTCTTCTCGCAGATTAATTACGCTCAAGAGCAAAAAACAATCAAAAAAGAAAGCCGCGGAAGACTTTTTAATGACACTACAGCTACAGACAGCGATTACTTAATGGCAATTGAAAAAGCCGGAGAAGTATTAGAATCTGCCTATAATGATATTGATTTTGCTGGTGATACGCGCCATCTTTTTGGCGATATGAAACGTACAGAAAGCAAACTGGATTTAATTTTGGCCAGTTTAAAAGGCGCAAATCCTAATGTACGCAATCAGCAGATGTATCGTGTTGTATTGCAGGAAATTCAGCAGGAATTAGAAGAACAGAACAAAGCAATCAATGCAAAAAATCTGGATCTAGAAAACATTAAAAAACGCGTAATTGATCTTCGCAAAGACAAAACTTTAATTACGCTGTTAAAGGATACTATTCGCCGTAAACAATTTCAAAAAGAGTTCGGAAATCTTAGAAAGAGATATGTTGCCACTGATAGTTTGATGACTAAAAACCAGACTACTTTAAACAATAAAAAAAGGTTAACGGTTCAACGCAAGATTTCAGTTTCTAATGCTTTGACAACTGTTGAAGGCAAACTGGAAAAATCTGGAATCAGCATTTTTAAGAAAGAATATCCTTCTCTATGGCAGATTAATGACACAGCTTCTAAGAAAAGAGTTACTCACAACATTAAAGCAAAAATTATAATTGAAGAAAATGTTGCGGCTTACTATCTGAGCTATAAAGCTGGCGGACTTATTACGCTATGTTTCTTTATGGGACTTTTATTTTGGTACATTTCTCGAAATATCAAATTCCTTAAAACAAACGGTTATTCTGAAAATCTTCTGCTTTTAAACTTCAAATATTTAAATCGTGGAGTTTTACTTCCGGTATTAGTAATCGCTTTGAATATTGCTGTTGTAACCAATTTGTATGCTCCTGCTTTGTTTTTAGAATTGATCCAGCTTTTCCTTTTAGGTGTTTTAATTTTCCTATTCAAAAATCAATGGTCTGGTGTTGCCATGAGAAACTGGCTTTATCTTTTAGGATTATTCTTCGCACTTTGCTTTCTGGATTTGTTTATTACAATAGGATTATTGCAGCGTTTTGCTTTTGTTGCGATTAATGTTTTAGGAATTCGCTATGGGTTTGTTCAGATCAAAACACTTAAAGAAGAGCTTTATATAAAAGGCTTTTTAAAATGGGCAAGTATCATTTTTATCGGGTTAAACATCTTATCAATTCTTTACAATTTATTTGGAAGAGTTTCTCTTTCTAATACGCTAACCATTACGGCTTTTATATCACTTACTCAAATTGTAGCTTTAAGTGTTCTTTTGAAGATTATTTTGGAAATTATTCTGCTTCAAATCTATACTACTAGAGTAAAAAGAGGAATTGAAAAAATGTTTGATTATGAAAGTTTATCAGATACTTTAAAAAAACCTTTTATTATTGTCATTAGCTATATGTGGCTCATTGTGATTGCGTCAAATTTGAATATTTGGGAATCGCTTCGTGCTTCTCTGACTAAGCTATTAAGTCATCCAAATACAATAGGAAGCATTACGTTTACTCTTGGTAATATTGTTTTATTCTTTATTATTATCTGGGCTGCACATTTGCTGCAAAAATATGTTGCGTATTTCTTTGGTGAAATTGATGATGAAAATGAAGAAAACATTAATAAAAGACAGCACTCAAAATTGCTTATCACAAGATTGGTTGTTCTTATAAGTGGATATTTGCTTGCTGTTGCGGCTTCTGGAATGCCTTTAGACAAATTGAGTATTCTTCTTGGTGCTTTAGGTGTCGGTGTCGGACTTGGGCTTCAGAACGTTGTAAACAATTTTGTATCGGGAATTATCTTGATTTTTGATAAACCTATTCAAGTTGGTGATGTCGTAGAAATTAGTTCTGAATCTGGCCGAATCAAATCGATGGGACTTCGTACAACTAAAATCAATGCTCCAAACGGTGCGGAAATCATTATCCCGAATGGTAACTTATTATCGCAAAATATTACGAACTGGACATATACCGATAACTTTAAATTGGTTGAAATTACTGTTGAAATCAACGGAGAAACAATTCCAGAGGAAATTAATGCAATCGTAAACGAAACGCTTGCTAACCTTCCATTAGTAAACAATTCAAAACCATCACAAATATATTATAGTTCAATTTCTGACGGTAAATATAAACTTTTAATCAAATTTTGGTGTAGTATTTACAGGACGGAAGAAACGATAAGTTCAGCAAGGCAAGAGCTTTATATCAGTTTTAAAAACAAGGGTTTAACTTTTTCCAGTTAA